A window of Metabacillus sp. B2-18 contains these coding sequences:
- the yhfH gene encoding protein YhfH, with translation MIMKITEFFRNLPKKQCKECGNEIEEQHECYGNTCNECLHVTEI, from the coding sequence ATGATAATGAAAATAACTGAATTTTTCAGAAACTTACCTAAAAAACAATGTAAAGAGTGTGGAAACGAAATTGAAGAGCAACATGAATGCTATGGCAACACTTGCAATGAATGCTTGCATGTTACTGAAATCTAA
- a CDS encoding MBL fold metallo-hydrolase, producing MEVTVIGFWGGFPKVNEATSGYLVESDGFKLLVDCGSAVLSKLQEYLTIDELDAVILSHYHHDHIADVGPLQYARYVTTIINGKGKTLPIYGHKLDKGGFQKLTYKDATKGIEYTSDQVVSVGPFTISFLETSHPAPCFAMKITDHKSTVIYTADSSYKHEFIPFSNKADLLIAECSLYSHQDGAKMGHMNSREVGEIAQKAGVNQLLITHLPHFGDHNDLKRDAENIFSGKVLLAKSGLKINCS from the coding sequence ATGGAAGTAACCGTTATTGGCTTTTGGGGTGGCTTTCCAAAAGTAAATGAAGCGACATCAGGGTATTTAGTGGAATCAGATGGATTTAAACTACTAGTGGATTGTGGTAGTGCAGTGCTATCAAAACTACAAGAGTACTTAACGATTGATGAATTGGATGCCGTTATTTTATCCCACTATCATCACGATCATATAGCTGATGTTGGTCCCCTGCAATATGCTCGCTATGTTACAACGATCATTAATGGAAAAGGTAAGACGCTGCCAATTTATGGTCATAAATTAGATAAGGGAGGCTTCCAGAAACTAACATATAAAGATGCAACAAAAGGCATCGAGTATACATCAGATCAGGTGGTTTCTGTTGGACCCTTTACCATCTCTTTTTTAGAAACATCTCATCCGGCACCATGCTTTGCAATGAAAATAACAGATCATAAATCAACTGTCATTTATACGGCTGATTCTAGCTATAAGCATGAGTTTATACCTTTTTCAAATAAAGCAGATCTCCTTATCGCTGAGTGCAGTCTTTATTCACATCAAGATGGTGCGAAGATGGGACATATGAATAGTCGGGAAGTTGGAGAAATAGCTCAAAAAGCAGGAGTGAACCAACTGCTTATTACTCATTTGCCTCATTTTGGAGATCATAATGATTTAAAAAGAGATGCGGAGAATATCTTCTCAGGTAAAGTACTTCTTGCCAAGAGTGGTCTGAAGATTAATTGTTCGTAA